Part of the Palaemon carinicauda isolate YSFRI2023 chromosome 8, ASM3689809v2, whole genome shotgun sequence genome is shown below.
ATAAAAGAGCAGGCTGCCTGGGCCCTTGGGAATATTTCGGGCGAAGGCACTTACTACAGGAACTTGGTACTTCAAGCCGGGATCGTTGGGCCTTTGCACGAATCTCTTGCTATTGAGGGATCTCAGATAAATGCGAAGGtgagctatttattattattattattattattattattattattattttcattaatgagtattatcattatcattattgttattattattattattattatttttgtttttattattattattatgattatttttactattattattattattattagtttacgcGACTCGGcaaaatgaaagctaaatatttagatatgcacacacatatgcacgTGTGTGCACAGGTTCAATCTTCCCCACCgattccccctttcttaactacaacccctctcaccagggtatgactatttcctctccccccccccctacccaggacggggagagaccaagtagttatatgtctggcaatgctcaccatttctgagtggggatacattaacgtggtgaaagggtttggcgatattattattattattattattattattattattattattattattatctaagctataaccgtcatattttctttttcatcttatcATGTTACTACAAAGATTTTCAAGTCTCTTCCTCTACGTCTACAACTTAGCACAATATTGTTTAAAAACTTCGTTTAcgaatattcatggaaaaatggTGGTTCTCCCAACACGTATGAAAATTAAGCTATAAATGCTGTCCATtattactttccacttgataaggctaggagagactctttagcaatggtaagcagctcttctaagagaatgacactccgaaatcaaaccattgttctctagtcttgggtagcgccatagcctctgtaccatggtcttccactgtcttgggctagagttctcttgcttgcgggtactcTCGGGCATGCTATTTTAATTCATTTCTCTTCTTCCTGTAATTTTTCAAGttgttatattttttatgtgaaggatctaatttagtgattttactgttcttaaaataattttattttaattgttcaattcttctcctgtagtttatttattttgttatatcctttcctcacaaggcctCTTTTTCCTGtgtgagcccttgggtttatagcatcctgcttttccaactagggttgaaacttagctaataataataataataataataataataataataataataataataatagtaataataataataataatattggtattggtattgatattgatattgatatttacattgatattgatattgataataataataataataataataataatgataataataataatgataataataataataagaataataataatgataataataataataataataatattgatattgatattgatattgatatttacattgataataataataataataatgataataataataataatgatattgatattgatatagataataataataataataataataatgataataataataataatgatattggtattgataataataataataataataataataataataataataataattcttaactaATCTATATTTCCTCATATTATATCCTCAAAGTCCCAAAATTTCTCTGATTAAGAGTTTGTAAActaggaaaaaaagaataattttttggcTCTTTCACTTCCTTTACCCTCTTTCCAGCTGTCCCTAGTTCGAGTCGTGGCCTGGGTACTGAGTAATATCTTTCGCCATAAGGGCATCACCATCTCTGCCGAGGAGAGGAAGAAATGCCTGGACGCCCTCAAAATCCTAGTGACTTATGACGACGAACAAGTAATCAGTAAGGATTTTTCTCTCATATTTCCACTATGCAGATTAACATAAGGATGttagtttagaggtttaaaggacgctcatgaatgacagaggcaagggatagtgataatgccctatctagcaggacattTTCCTAgattcctagagactgaccatatattattattattattattattattattatcattattattattattattatttcagtgttTAACAAGATtaaattcttatataaattatCTAAATGACAAACTACATTATGCATTTCTTGTTATGGGATTTAGTTCCATGCAAGTATGAGTTGGTATGACCCTGTGGAAtaaggtttgtattattattattattattattattattattattattattagtttacgcgatccgtcaaaaaaaactgctaaatatttagatagatatacacacacgcacacaaacacgtaCCCCCTtctcactggggtatgactactcccacctTCTGGGGAGGActgggcgtgacaggaaagatatgtatatatatatatatatatatatatatatatatatatatatatatatatatatatatatatatatatatatatatataatttatatacatttacacacacacacacacacacacacacacacatatatatatatatatatatatatatatatatatatatatatatatatatatatatatatatatatatatatatatgtgtgtgtgtgtgtgggtgtgtgtgtaaatatatatatatatatatatatatatatatatatatatatatatatactgtatatatatatatatatatatatatatatatatatatatataaattatgtatatatacataaatatatatatcatcatcatcatctcctcctacgcctattgacgcaaagggcctcattcataatcctcagccatgaaggcctgggcctttcaactcctctagtgccttgtggagcccagttgaaagtttggtgaactaatctctccagacgctcttctttattatataggggagattattattattattattattatttcagttgacTCACTATGGGCCATCAGCTACATAGCCAAGGTTGACGACGAAAGTCTTCAGGATGTGGTAGACAGCGGACTCATCCCTGCTCTGATCACTCACATGGGATCGAATTCAAAACCGAAGGTTTCGCCAGCGCTGAGAGCCATTGGTAACATTGCAACTGGAAATGACGTTCAGGTAAATTAAAGATGTACTATGCAAATACATGAGCACATAGCACGCATCTGTACTGTACTATTGGCTTCGTGAATGTTGGTACACTTCACGATAAGTTAAGGAGACTGATAGCTGTAGGCCTACATTGTAACGAGTGACGCTGTTTTTaggaaaagagaaactgttggcattaatcaagaccagagaacaaagatttgattttggagtgtccctcccctagaagagctgtttaccatagtctCTTTTACCatcgccaagaggaaagtagccactaaacaattacactacagtagttaacgccttgagagaagaattgtttggtaatctcagtgttgtcaggtgtatgaggacagagagaatccgtaaagaataggccagactattcggtgtatgtataggcaaagggaaaatgaaccatagccagagagaaagatcctatgtagtactgtttaacccgtcaaaggacccaaataactctctatcggtagtatctcaaccggtggctggtgtcctggccaacctactacactatGTTAGATATAATAATTTCTTTACAAGTTATctcaattctcttggatatttttaAAACGTGGTGTAATAAATACTACATGGCATACTTTGAATTGTTAATTATTCATATTAATGCAATTCTAAGTAGAACTAGAATTCAATAAAGTAAGGAAAGGGATGAATGGACAGATATATGTTAACAAAAATGGTAAAAGTTACTCTTAGTGTTGGGGGCTACGTCGATTCCGAAGACGATATTAAAAACGAAAAGAAGTGTTATGACTGTTGtaggatatttataaaaaaaaaataaaataaataaaataaatgataaggaATTGAAGTATATCATTAACTTCAAAATAGCCTTTGATATTTTTGGCAGATAGAGTTATACACACTCACGcaaacccacacacagacacacacacatacacacacacacgcacacacacacacacacatatatatatatatatatatatatatatatatatatatatatatatatatatatatatatatatatatatatatacatacatacatacatatatatatacatatatatatatatatatatatatatatatatatatatatatatatgtatatatatatatacatacatatatatatatatatatatatatatacattatatatatatatatatatatatatatatatatatatgtgtgtgtgtgtgtatgtctgtgtgtatgtgtgtgtgtgtatgtgtgtatttgtgtacaaGCACGCATGACTGAGATCCACAGTCATCGAAATACATAACAACGGACGATCCCAAAATATCTTTTGTGATTTTAAAACGAACAATTATACGAATACTTTCCCGCACCCCTTCCCTTTCCAGACGGATGCCGTCCTGGAAAACCAAGCACTGCCGATCCTAAAGATCCTTTTAGAAGACAGTAGCAAGAGCATCAAGAAAGACGCCACCTGGACCATCTCCAACATCACTGCTGGAACGAAGACCCAAATCCAGCAGGTAGTTGATGCTGACATCTTACCCGTCATCGTCAGAATTCTTGAGACAGTAAGTGTCAGGGTGGACTTTTTgagtctttgccattcatgaaattGTCTTTTGAGTTTTTTCCATTCATGAAATTGCCTTTTGAGTTTTTTTCCATTCATGAAATTGCCTTTTgagtctttgccattcatgaaattGTCTTTTGAGTTTTTTCCATTCATGAAATTGTCTTTTGAGTTTTTTTCCATTCATGAAATTGCCTTTTgagtctttgccattcatgaaattGCCTTTTGAGTTTTTTCCATTCATAAAATTGCCTTTTGAGTTTTTTTCCATTCATGAAATTGTCGTGTCTTAATTCTTTTCATGTTTATACTTCTCCTAAACcttaaaataatgtttaaaatggCTCACCGTCTTGAAGAAATCAGTCGATTCTCTCTGTAATACTTTCGGAAATTTGTTTAAAGTTGAAACTGTACCACAACTTATGGTCATCCTTAGgcacactgttaaaaagaaaaaaaaacataatttcaattataaattctccgtaaaaatatactgttctcaaccgtatttcaataaaatacaagcgACAGTAATTTTTGCCCtattttgatattatcttttatgggttggtgaccgtaatatcactcttttacgtcaatatatccgttttaaaacggtaaatgcatggcaacatttatttcaggatattTTCGaatttacggaaaatttttaacagtgtaaggaaaGATTGTCATCAAAATGATGAACTGTCGTTCAGACATgcaaaggaaaaaatatgttaacGGTAAATATATTGTTTGTGCTGAAATCCTCATTTTAAATCACTGATGGTCATCCTAGACCCATAGAGCTCAGAGGCACATAATATTGCATAGCCTAAAAATCAATAAACTTTAAATCTTATTTCTGTATTGATAAGGAATTCATAATAACACCAATCCCAATGTGTTCCCTCCTAAATAACAATaactaatataaataatatcatgaTAATTCAGGCACCGATAAATGTCCAGAAGGAGGCCGCTTGGGCGGTGGCCAATCTGACGGATGGTGGCACGCACGAACAGATGTCCGCCCTGATAGATGCAGAGGCTGTTCCTGCGCTGATGAAAGCCCTCTCGCTGCAAGAAACCAGCATCACGTCCGTTTCGCTTACGGCCCTCAGCAATCTCTTGAAGGTTCGTGCATTTATGAAGGCTCAACTCACTGGCAGTCCTATCCTCACACAGCCTTTACATTGTTTATAACGTTTCCAGAAgcctaaaatcactggatacaacaccacatgcacttagTGCACTACCTATACAACGTTGACAACGATTCCAGAATGCTCAATTTATTGACAaactactggaaacgtccctgcctgccgaTCGCCTAgccagggttcgagtcccaatgCAGAAGTGGCCTACTGGAAACCTCCCTGTCTAGCGATCGTCGGACCGGGGTTCGCCCaacctcgataatttcttgtaatgtctgcaaccatccttgtgagctaaggatgcgggttttggaggagcctataggtctacctgctgagtcatcagcagtaattgcctggccctccttggtcctagcttgggtggagaaggggttgggcactgatcatatgtttatattgtcagtctctagcgcattgtcctgctcgataatgcaatgtcactctcccttgcctctgccattcatgagcggcctttaaacatttaaacctatttaCAATTCTATCCGTCTGACCGTGTAAATTTTGCCGTCAAAACAACTGTTTACAATTTACGCTTAAACAAAGTTATATAGAGTTTCTTTCATGTCTTTCATTTCAGGGTACTATTGCAATACACGTGATGATAAACTGAAATCTGTACTATTCATAAAGTCATTTCCTCTTCAGTATAAAGTAGATAAATACCACTATTTCTGTTTTCTCGCTCCAGGTTCCAGAAAGAGAAGAAGAGGTGAGAAATTTGGTAAAGAGTGGAGAAGGAATGGAAACGCTGGAGAATCTGGCTCAACACATTGATCCATCCATCTCGATTAAAGCGAACAAGATTATAGAATCCCTTGAAGAGAATGAGCAAagcgaaaaggaagaagaagaagaatcctccAATGAAAACGACTCGGACGCCAACGACGAGTAGCTAGAAATGGTGCGACGTCAGAGACTGGACAAACAATTATCTCAGATAGTATGGACCGAATAGTCAATCAACAATGGCATTAAGACGAtaaataagattctctctctctctctctctctctctctctctctctctctctctctctctctctctctctctctctctcatacaagaatAATTGAAAGTCACAAGGAAGTGGAAGTGAATTTTCACAGGTAGGCAGCAGGGCTATCTATATATCTCGATAATACTTGTGTTggctacacacattcacacacacaaacacacatacatacatgcgcgaacacagacacacacacagacacacacacacacacacacatatatatatatatatatatatatatatatatatatatatatatatatatatatatatatatatatatatatatatatatatactgtatatacagtatatcatcatcatcaccatcatatccTGTCACTcctatctgtttatggtttttctatgcttgtctatacacgcaaatttccttagctcgtcaatccatcgtcttctcttcctacacatgcttcgtttgcaatttctagggacccattctgttattctttttatccatataatatgttattctcattatatatcctgccaatttctttttcttacatgttacaatGTCCACTACGTAGTGTGCTCTCGTATctgtgttgttctttttctgtctgttagtgtgattcccatcattattctttctctagctctttgagttgtaactacctatGTTCTAAGatattagtaaggctccaattttctgatgcataaattaatactagtaggaccatctgattaaatatttttctttatagagaaagtggcattttacatttcataatctcattttgtttaccaaatgctcttcatcctaCGTTTGTCCTTCTttgaatttcggtctcgtgtcctgagcAAACActcactgtttgtcctaagtacgcatgttcatcttcagtcttatagtctctgcattttcattgatcattatttaaattttactcatattcattatcatcccttcatttctgctttttctattcaaatcatctTTTCTATTCCTCACATGACTTAGTAAACAGACCTgtgacatctgcaaatcttatgttggtAAGGTTTTCCCCATAAATGTTTATTCCTACTTTTTCCCAGTCAAAAATCATAAACACTTCTgggcatgctttgaataatttaggagagatgtggttcTCCTTGTCTAATTCCTCtctcagtatatataattatatatatatatatatatatatatatatatatatatatatatatatatatatatatatatatatatgtgtgtgtgtgtgtgtgtgtgtgtgtatgtatatagtgatatggtgtgtgtgtatctatatagatatttacatccttatatGAAGTAGTGCAAATCTCATTACCAACAAAATATGTACGAAAATAAGTTCTATTACAAAGCAGGATAAATGAGCTTTAGAAAACCAgcggtcatttatttatttaatgaattCTAAGTAAAACCGTCGATGCAATAGTTCGCTTTTAGTGATATccactgaaaaaaaaggaaagtaagcTAGAATCATTGGTCCAGTTGACCCCAGGTCATCGAAAGACTCTTGCTGTGATGTCCATAGTTATTTTATCATGACTTACAGAAAGTAAATATAAACGTGATGCCGATgagtgtgaggaaaggaaaaataaaattaatatgagGTTGGAGATATTATTTTCTCACTAGTAAATTGAGGATGAGTTAATATCAGGGCTTCGATAACTTTTATAGTCGTCACAATGTCCCAAGATCTAAGTATTTGAGCTGAAGTTTTTAGTTATTAGTAAAACTATATCAGCTAAACTTTGTTATTTcatcagggttgttgtggcctaattggtaacgtccttgcctggtgattgccaggctggggttcgggtcccactcaaactcgttagttcctttgttcgttgcaacttcaccatccttgtgtgctaagaatAAGGGGTGGGCCGGTTttgagagcctatagatctatccgctgagtcattagcagccattgcttggccctccttggtcctagcttgagtggagagggggcttaggtgctgatcatatgtatatatggtcagtctctagagcattgtcctgacactgttccttgcctctgccattcaatagcGGTCTTTAAACATTTAGAAGGAAACTATCATAACTGATCCAATAAATATCCCTGTATTTGGAGCctcatagagtgtatatatatttctcatctTCCAGTAATAGTATTTTGAATATATTGTTCCGCTTGGTTTGAATTTACCTGTGAATTTGCCTGTACGAATAGCTTACCATTGAATCCTCTTATTTTTAAAAGTCATGTCTCTCTTTTCCTTTATACTTACAAAAGTTTTATAAAATGCGAAAGAGATTTACTTATCTAAAGCGTGTGTTTCTAATAGTTTATGTAACATATCATCTCACCAAGAGTGCCTTTATAATGGAATGTTACTCCTTTGCTTCGATAATATATAATCGTAACTTtcaatgccatctctctctctctctctctctctctctctctctctctctctctctctctctctctctctctctctctctctctctctctctctctctcctcgatagTATATAAACCTAACTTTAATGACATATTTGTTATtcagtattactctctctctctctctctctctctctctctctctctctctctctctctctctctctctctctcctctctctctctctctctctctctctctcctcgatagTATATAAACGTAACTTTAATGACATATTTGTTATTcagtactactctctctctctctctctctctctctctctctctctctctctctctctctctctctctctctctctctctctaaatatatataaatatatatatacatacatatatatatatatatatatatatgtgtgtatatatatatacatatatatatatatatatatatatatatatatatatatatatatatatacatatatacatatatatgaatatatatatatatatatatatatatatatatatatatatatatatatatatatatatatatatatatatacgtttatatatctgtgtgtgtttgtagatcaGCATTTGTATATAAGACAGATATATAGCATTTTAGAAATAATGTCATTAATCATCATGCagaaatatttcaattaaattGCCTTACTTCTGATACTATTCATATCTTGTTCTCATTACCGAATTATTCtgttaatatttattctttttgaatgaaatacgcaaaagaaaataaaatttctaataattggATTATTTGGAAATATTGTTCTCCTTAGTTATTAAAATAAGGAcattggtaatgtgttcgcctagcattcgcatgacagcagatcgatcctagcctgggaccgtgagtttaagctgtttgtttgggaggccactgctgtggttgggcaccacagtgggagttggcttgcccggctgacgttctggtgagcatctattctgatgaaactggaattgaaatcagacacatttacctttaaatgcTAATTAAACTATATTAAATATTTTCTAAGCATCAAGTTCGCAagtttaaatgtttttatgttgaacaggctgacatactttctttttttatggtttatatatgaaaaaatatgcttttatgatgctactgttcttaaaacgctttattttaattgttcatttgttattttgaagtttatttatttccttatttcctttcctcactgagctattttttccctgttggagcccgtggatttatagcatgttgcttttccaactagggttgtagcttagctaataataataataataataataataataataataataataataataataataataataataataatgtcctgatGTTCATGACACTTTTCCATTCAAAACAAGATTTGTTATTTTAATTAAGATCCGATAACTGAACTACTGGGGCAAGTCTATGAAAATATCAGTCATGATTCAATCCTGCAAATTTAAACTGGTTTGGCTCAGATCATGTGATAATCCTTAAAACATAGATAGATATTCTACAACAATCTTTCTTTTAAGGCTAGaattatttacatatatcttaTGACCATCAGAAAGGGTCCAGTTTACTAT
Proteins encoded:
- the LOC137644789 gene encoding uncharacterized protein, which encodes MFSPLTPPVRRGGKEIRISNNTMDIESIRARRARLEDMINTMRLPPLSRTSSLSNPLLKGTGSPNNTTIPSYLQRRRSLETPSSMAPRTPASNQRLPDTIFPLTPMTCRHFIQPLPDIGRTRNAESRQQTPRLASGKRSSDSEKAIEEEKRPATSKSRISEGPSEASEDEEIKDIPCTEESIATIVHGMGSNSQEKKLEYTIQARTLLSRDKDPPISSFLKADVLTPLMPLLQTENNDKLLYEATWALTNIAAGSSKETEAVVNAGAVPILVKVLKHESADIKEQAAWALGNISGEGTYYRNLVLQAGIVGPLHESLAIEGSQINAKLSLVRVVAWVLSNIFRHKGITISAEERKKCLDALKILVTYDDEQVIIDSLWAISYIAKVDDESLQDVVDSGLIPALITHMGSNSKPKVSPALRAIGNIATGNDVQTDAVLENQALPILKILLEDSSKSIKKDATWTISNITAGTKTQIQQVVDADILPVIVRILETAPINVQKEAAWAVANLTDGGTHEQMSALIDAEAVPALMKALSLQETSITSVSLTALSNLLKVPEREEEVRNLVKSGEGMETLENLAQHIDPSISIKANKIIESLEENEQSEKEEEEESSNENDSDANDE